In the genome of Bacillota bacterium, the window GGAAACCCCCGTATGAATGCCGGCAGTCGTCGTGGTGGGTACGCAATGGGGCGACGAAGGGAAGGGCAAGGTCACCGACTACCTGGCCCGGGAAGCGGACGTGGTGGTCAGGTACCAGGGCGGGCCCAACGCCGGGCACACCGTGGTGGTGGACGGCGAGGAGTTCCGACTGCACCTGGTGCCCTCGGGGATACTCTACCCCGGGAAGCTATGCGTGGTGGGTAACGGGGTGGTGGTGGACCCCGAGATGCTGGTGGGCGAGATCGAGCACCTGCAGAGCCGGGGTCGGGACGTGAGCGGACTGCGGGTGAGCGCGCGCGCCCACCTGGTGATGCCCTACCACCGCATCCTGGACGCCCTCCAGGAGCAGGCCCTGGGCGAGCGCAAGATCGGGACCACCTTGCGGGGAGTAGGGCCGGCTTACATGGACAAAGCGGCCCGGGTGGGCCTGCGGGTCGGTGACCTGCTGGAACCCGACGAATTCCGGACCCGGCTGGAGCACAGCCTGACCGACAAGAACCGCTTCCTGCAGCATGTCTACGGAGCCGAACCTCTTAAGCTCGAGGAGGTCCTCGAGCCCTACCTGGCCTGGGGGGAGGAGCTGCGGCCCTACGTGGTGGAGACCTCTCCCCTGATCAACCGGGCCATCGTGGCGGGCCGGAAGGTGCTGTTCGAGGGTGCCCAGGGTACCCTGCTCGATCTGGACCACGGCACCTACCCCTACGTCACCTCCAGCCACCCCGTGGCGGGAGGGGCCTGCATTGGGGCGGGAGTGGGCCCCACGCGCATCGACCGCGTCATCGGAGTGGTGAAGGCCTACACCTCGCGGGTGGGTGACGGTCCCTTCCCCACCGAG includes:
- a CDS encoding adenylosuccinate synthase; its protein translation is MPAVVVVGTQWGDEGKGKVTDYLAREADVVVRYQGGPNAGHTVVVDGEEFRLHLVPSGILYPGKLCVVGNGVVVDPEMLVGEIEHLQSRGRDVSGLRVSARAHLVMPYHRILDALQEQALGERKIGTTLRGVGPAYMDKAARVGLRVGDLLEPDEFRTRLEHSLTDKNRFLQHVYGAEPLKLEEVLEPYLAWGEELRPYVVETSPLINRAIVAGRKVLFEGAQGTLLDLDHGTYPYVTSSHPVAGGACIGAGVGPTRIDRVIGVVKAYTSRVGDGPFPTELHGEEGDLVRERGHEYGTTTGRPRRVGWLDAVMVRYAAVLSGLDGIALTRLDVLAGRPRVKAAVAYRYRGREIEDFPASLSVLQGCEPVYEELPGWPEPPATPQSLADLHPHARRYVEFVQQATGLPVVLISIGRERGQTINLAPVFAPRHPGH